The Nitrospiraceae bacterium sequence CAATCGCTGCATTCACCCCGACCACCGCACCCGCACCGGCTCCAGCCGCTGCGCCGGCTCCAGCCGTTACCGCCGCACCGGGCATCGAACCGCTATCGGCATGGGTTTCGAATTCCAGGAGCTTCGTCGGAGCAATCTCTGGCTCGGACCGGGACGGATCCAATCCGTACCCGTATAACTGAACGCGAATGTCGACCTTAGACTGTCCCGACCCGAAGCCGATCACTAATCGTCTGGCTCTATTCCCCTCGTCGACGTCGAGAAATTGTCCGGTGATGCCCAGAGAACCTTTGGGCAATGGAGTCGTGCCGGACACCTTCTTAGCCGGTAATCCAAGGTTCTGAATCCTTTCCACGAGTTCATCCGCCGCAACCGTCTGGACCTCTTCGGCGATTTCTGTCTCGTGCTCCAACGTCGTTGTTCCTGAGATCTCATTCACCGTGCCCTGGAGCAGTCCTTGATTTTCTTTTACCTGCTGCCGCGTCACAGCAAAGTTGTAGACAAAAATCTCGGAGGGCCGCTGCAAGCGAGTCCTCGCGCTCTCATATTCAGATTTGACGACAGTTCCTGCGCAGCCTAAGGCCATGACTGCGGCAAGAAGACCCAACGCCATGTGCATACCGCCCTTCCCGGTCCGAGTTAACACGACCTGCCACATAGCGAACCTCCTTCCCTTCCTACGGCCGCTTTTCTCTTCGATTGAAGTGAATGAAACG is a genomic window containing:
- a CDS encoding DUF4410 domain-containing protein, giving the protein MWQVVLTRTGKGGMHMALGLLAAVMALGCAGTVVKSEYESARTRLQRPSEIFVYNFAVTRQQVKENQGLLQGTVNEISGTTTLEHETEIAEEVQTVAADELVERIQNLGLPAKKVSGTTPLPKGSLGITGQFLDVDEGNRARRLVIGFGSGQSKVDIRVQLYGYGLDPSRSEPEIAPTKLLEFETHADSGSMPGAAVTAGAGAAAGAGAGAVVGVNAAIGGAKSYRSSMGVMTAKSAEQAANFMSEFFGRQGWIDRGKVKNADRP